The Alkaliphilus flagellatus genome includes a window with the following:
- a CDS encoding cysteine-rich small domain-containing protein, which produces MTNTENYKFVQNSRCEFFPCHNVSDLTKFNCLFCYCPLYMLKDKCGGGFTYTDSGIKNCTNCTLPHSEGGYDHVMSKMKEVIRIGSEKE; this is translated from the coding sequence TTGACTAATACAGAAAACTATAAATTTGTTCAAAATAGTAGATGCGAATTTTTCCCTTGTCATAATGTAAGTGATTTAACGAAATTCAACTGTTTATTTTGCTACTGTCCACTTTATATGTTAAAAGATAAATGTGGCGGTGGGTTTACATATACAGATAGTGGAATAAAAAATTGTACTAATTGTACTCTACCCCATAGTGAAGGCGGATATGATCACGTTATGTCTAAAATGAAGGAAGTTATTCGTATAGGGAGCGAGAAAGAATAA